From one Micromonospora siamensis genomic stretch:
- a CDS encoding F0F1 ATP synthase subunit gamma produces the protein MAAQVRVLRQRIRSAKGMKKITKAMELVATSRIAKAQARVEASLPYAQAITGVLTALASNARIDHPLLTPRERVRRAGVLLVTADRGLAGGYSSNAIRMAESLVARLKADGKEPVLYVIGRKGVSFYRFRDRPIEANWTGFSEQPTFDAAREVGETLIKAFTAGADDADGHSGADGVLGIDELHIVYTEFHSLMTQTPVTKIIGPMQVEDRPRSEGLLPAYEFEPEAEALLDALLPRYINTRIYAALLESAASESAARRRAMKSATDNAEEMIEKYTREMNSARQANITQEISEIVGGANALAASGSEV, from the coding sequence ATGGCGGCCCAGGTACGCGTTCTTCGCCAGCGGATCCGTTCCGCCAAGGGGATGAAGAAGATCACCAAGGCGATGGAGCTCGTGGCGACGAGCCGGATCGCCAAGGCCCAGGCCCGGGTGGAGGCGTCCCTGCCGTACGCCCAGGCCATCACCGGCGTGCTCACCGCGCTGGCCTCCAACGCGCGGATCGACCACCCGCTGCTCACCCCGCGCGAGCGGGTGCGGCGGGCGGGCGTCCTGCTGGTCACGGCCGACCGTGGCCTGGCCGGCGGGTACAGCTCGAACGCGATCCGGATGGCGGAGTCGCTGGTCGCCCGGCTCAAGGCCGACGGCAAGGAGCCCGTGCTCTACGTCATCGGTCGCAAGGGTGTCAGCTTCTACCGGTTCCGGGACCGGCCGATCGAGGCCAACTGGACGGGCTTCTCGGAGCAGCCGACCTTCGACGCCGCCCGCGAGGTGGGTGAGACGCTGATCAAGGCGTTCACCGCCGGTGCGGACGACGCGGACGGTCACTCCGGGGCGGACGGGGTGCTCGGGATCGACGAGTTGCACATCGTCTACACCGAGTTCCACTCCCTGATGACCCAGACGCCGGTCACGAAGATCATCGGCCCGATGCAGGTCGAGGACCGTCCGCGGTCCGAGGGCCTGCTGCCGGCGTACGAGTTCGAGCCGGAGGCGGAGGCGCTGCTCGACGCGCTGCTGCCGCGGTACATCAACACGCGGATCTACGCGGCTCTGTTGGAGTCGGCGGCCAGCGAGTCGGCCGCCCGGCGGCGGGCGATGAAGAGCGCCACCGACAACGCCGAAGAGATGATCGAGAAGTACACGCGTGAGATGAACTCGGCCCGTCAGGCCAATATCACCCAGGAGATCAGCGAGATCGTCGGCGGCGCGAACGCGCTGGCCGCGTCGGGAAGTGAAGTGTGA
- a CDS encoding DUF2550 domain-containing protein — MEIVEGVGIGIAVVLAALLVLFLRRALVTRSGGIIRLSVRVTSVLDGRGWSPGFGRFAGDELRWYRMFSFAIRPKRVLSRKELVVERRRLPEGQERLSMPADWVILRCTSRHAPVEIAMARSTVTGFLSWLEAAPPGAASPRLASQDWPAA; from the coding sequence ATGGAGATCGTGGAAGGGGTCGGAATCGGCATCGCGGTGGTCCTCGCCGCGCTCCTGGTCCTCTTCCTCCGCCGTGCCCTGGTCACCCGTAGCGGGGGCATCATCCGCCTCAGCGTGCGGGTGACCTCGGTGCTCGACGGCCGGGGCTGGTCGCCCGGCTTCGGCCGGTTCGCCGGTGACGAGCTCCGGTGGTACCGGATGTTCAGCTTCGCCATCCGGCCCAAGCGGGTGCTCTCCCGCAAGGAGCTGGTGGTCGAGCGGCGGCGCCTCCCGGAGGGGCAGGAGCGTCTCTCCATGCCCGCGGACTGGGTGATCCTCCGCTGTACCAGCCGACACGCCCCGGTGGAGATCGCCATGGCCCGTTCCACGGTCACCGGATTCCTCTCCTGGCTCGAGGCCGCCCCGCCCGGGGCGGCCTCGCCGCGTCTGGCCTCCCAGGACTGGCCCGCCGCCTGA
- the atpD gene encoding F0F1 ATP synthase subunit beta encodes MTAPVETKTATGRVVRVIGPVVDAEFPRDAMPALFNALNVDVNLSGGEKMLTLEVAQHLGDNMVRAISMQPTDGLVRGAEVRDSGAPISVPVGDAVKGHVFNAIGECLNLAEGETIQADDRWGIHRKAPAFADLEPKTEMLETGIKVIDLLAPYVKGGKIGLFGGAGVGKTVLIQEMITRVARNFGGTSVFAGVGERTREGNDLIAEMTESGVIDKTALVYGQMDEPPGTRLRVALSALTMAEYFRDVKKQEVLLFIDNIFRFTQAGSEVSTLLGRMPSAVGYQPTLADEMGELQERITSVRGQAITSMQAIYVPADDYTDPAPATTFAHLDATTNLERSISDKGIYPAVDPLASSSRILAPEFVGEEHFAVATEVKRILQKYKDLQDIIAILGIEELSEEDKLTVGRARRIERFLSQNTYAAEQFTGVPGSTVPIAETIDAFRRIAEGEFDHFPEQAFFMCGGLEDLQAKAKELMAEG; translated from the coding sequence ATGACTGCCCCAGTAGAGACCAAGACGGCCACGGGTCGCGTGGTCCGGGTCATCGGCCCGGTCGTCGACGCCGAGTTCCCGCGTGACGCCATGCCGGCCCTGTTCAACGCGCTCAACGTGGACGTGAACCTGTCCGGCGGCGAGAAGATGCTGACCCTCGAGGTCGCCCAGCACCTGGGTGACAACATGGTCCGCGCCATCTCGATGCAGCCGACCGACGGCCTGGTCCGCGGCGCCGAGGTGCGCGACTCCGGCGCGCCGATCAGCGTGCCGGTGGGCGACGCGGTCAAGGGCCACGTCTTCAACGCCATCGGCGAGTGCCTCAACCTCGCCGAGGGCGAGACCATCCAGGCCGACGACCGGTGGGGCATCCACCGCAAGGCCCCGGCCTTCGCGGACCTGGAGCCGAAGACCGAGATGCTGGAGACCGGCATCAAGGTCATCGACCTGCTCGCCCCGTACGTCAAGGGCGGCAAGATCGGCCTGTTCGGTGGCGCGGGCGTGGGCAAGACGGTGCTCATCCAGGAGATGATCACCCGTGTCGCCCGGAACTTCGGTGGTACCTCGGTCTTCGCCGGCGTGGGTGAGCGCACCCGTGAGGGCAACGACCTCATCGCCGAGATGACCGAGTCCGGCGTCATCGACAAGACCGCGCTGGTCTACGGCCAGATGGACGAGCCGCCGGGCACCCGGCTGCGGGTGGCGCTGTCGGCGCTGACCATGGCCGAGTACTTCCGGGACGTGAAGAAGCAGGAGGTGCTGCTCTTCATCGACAACATCTTCCGCTTCACCCAGGCCGGTTCCGAGGTCTCCACGCTGCTCGGCCGGATGCCGAGCGCCGTGGGTTACCAGCCGACCCTGGCCGACGAGATGGGCGAGCTCCAGGAGCGGATCACCTCCGTCCGGGGCCAGGCCATCACCTCGATGCAGGCGATCTACGTGCCCGCCGACGACTACACCGACCCGGCGCCGGCCACCACGTTCGCCCACCTCGACGCGACCACCAACCTGGAGCGGTCGATCTCCGACAAGGGCATCTACCCGGCGGTCGACCCGCTGGCGTCCTCGTCGCGGATCCTCGCGCCGGAGTTCGTCGGCGAGGAGCACTTCGCGGTGGCGACCGAGGTGAAGCGGATCCTGCAGAAGTACAAGGACCTGCAGGACATCATCGCCATCCTCGGTATCGAGGAGCTCTCCGAGGAGGACAAGCTCACCGTCGGCCGCGCCCGCCGGATCGAGCGGTTCCTCTCGCAGAACACCTACGCCGCCGAGCAGTTCACCGGCGTGCCGGGGTCGACGGTGCCGATCGCGGAGACCATCGACGCGTTCCGGCGGATCGCCGAGGGCGAGTTCGACCACTTCCCCGAGCAGGCGTTCTTCATGTGCGGCGGTCTCGAGGACCTCCAGGCCAAGGCCAAGGAGCTGATGGCTGAGGGCTGA
- a CDS encoding F0F1 ATP synthase subunit epsilon, whose amino-acid sequence MAQQLHVELVAVEEKVWSGEAEMVVARTTEGELGVLPGHAPLLGQLAEPSQVRIKQAGGQQVAYDVAGGFLSVTGEGVTVLAESATPASSAQNR is encoded by the coding sequence GTGGCACAGCAGCTTCACGTCGAGCTCGTAGCCGTCGAGGAGAAGGTCTGGTCGGGTGAGGCCGAGATGGTCGTCGCCCGGACGACCGAGGGTGAGCTGGGTGTGCTGCCGGGGCACGCGCCCCTGCTCGGCCAGCTCGCGGAGCCGAGCCAGGTCCGCATCAAGCAGGCCGGCGGCCAGCAGGTCGCCTACGACGTCGCCGGCGGTTTCCTCTCGGTGACCGGCGAGGGCGTCACGGTGCTCGCCGAGAGCGCCACGCCGGCCAGCTCCGCGCAGAACCGCTGA
- a CDS encoding LCP family protein: MRVNQAGKDRRGRSRWAGVPRWARLCTIFGTVLVVLSGAVLVGYEALLARYEGSVGKGDLFGDQAAGAKEKRSDISGPLNILLVGIDPRNAKQRPLADSIMILHVPAGMDKAYLFSVPRDLYVDIPAFPKAEYAGGKGKLNGAMSHGSNVPGGDPDAARGFELLAKTVQQATGIERFDAGAIINFSGFTKIVDAMGGVDMYIERDVRSEHRKPDGTLREGNPNGYGYIGPQAEYKKGNAHLDGWQALDYVRQRYPRNGVPDADYGRQRHQQQFIKAMVDQAFSADVVTNPVKLDRVVRAAGQSLIFNGRGNSVVDYALALKGLRSSAIETIKLPGGPVNSGSRYLGEEFQPAAKDFFTALKDERLDAFLLEHPEFRQTTK, translated from the coding sequence ATGCGCGTGAACCAGGCCGGGAAGGACCGCCGGGGGCGGTCGCGTTGGGCGGGGGTGCCCCGCTGGGCCCGGCTGTGCACGATCTTCGGCACCGTGCTGGTGGTGCTCAGCGGGGCGGTACTCGTCGGGTACGAGGCCCTGCTGGCCCGCTACGAGGGCTCGGTGGGCAAGGGTGACCTCTTCGGCGACCAGGCGGCCGGTGCCAAGGAGAAGCGCAGTGACATCTCCGGGCCGCTGAACATCCTGCTGGTCGGCATCGACCCGCGGAACGCCAAGCAGCGGCCGCTCGCCGACTCGATCATGATCCTGCACGTGCCGGCGGGCATGGACAAGGCGTACCTCTTCTCGGTGCCCCGCGACCTGTACGTCGACATCCCCGCGTTCCCGAAGGCGGAGTACGCCGGCGGCAAGGGCAAGCTGAACGGCGCCATGTCGCACGGCAGCAACGTGCCCGGCGGTGACCCGGACGCGGCCCGCGGCTTCGAGCTGCTGGCGAAGACCGTGCAGCAGGCGACCGGCATCGAGCGCTTCGACGCCGGCGCGATCATCAACTTCAGCGGCTTCACCAAGATCGTCGACGCGATGGGCGGCGTCGACATGTACATCGAACGTGACGTCCGTTCCGAGCACCGCAAGCCGGACGGCACGCTGCGCGAGGGCAACCCCAACGGGTACGGCTACATCGGCCCGCAGGCCGAGTACAAGAAGGGCAACGCCCACCTCGACGGCTGGCAGGCGCTGGACTACGTCCGGCAGCGCTACCCGCGCAACGGTGTGCCGGACGCGGACTACGGGCGGCAGCGGCACCAGCAGCAGTTCATCAAGGCGATGGTCGACCAGGCGTTCAGCGCCGACGTGGTGACCAACCCGGTGAAGCTGGACCGGGTGGTCCGGGCTGCCGGCCAGTCGCTGATCTTCAACGGTCGCGGGAACAGCGTGGTCGACTACGCCCTCGCGCTCAAGGGCCTGCGGTCCAGCGCGATCGAGACGATCAAGCTGCCGGGCGGGCCGGTGAACAGCGGCTCCCGCTATCTCGGCGAGGAGTTCCAGCCGGCCGCGAAGGACTTCTTCACCGCCCTGAAGGACGAGCGGTTGGACGCCTTCCTGCTGGAACACCCCGAGTTCCGGCAGACCACGAAGTAG